In the genome of Catharus ustulatus isolate bCatUst1 chromosome 1, bCatUst1.pri.v2, whole genome shotgun sequence, the window aaaaaaaaaaaaaacaaaaacccaaagcatTACAACTCCATTCTTTTATACCCTGATGTATGACATTCAATGTCCTACAGGTATTTCAACCAAGAGCTAAACAACTGAACTGGGTATTATTTACAACCGTTGATGGaaagtgtttgttttccatcttccagtaattaaaagttaaaataactGTCAATACTGTCAAACCTAGAACGTGTTGTTAGCACATCTTTTCCTCTACAGCAAACTCAACTTAACTTTCCGTGGACCAATGGGCCTATCATTCAGTTCATTAATAGCAGCCATAGCTTCCTCATAGTTTGTCATAGCAACGATGGCATCACCGGAAGGTAGTCCTTGTTCATTGTACTGCACAGAAACTGACTCTGGTATCACTCTGTAGCCATAGAAAAAATCCAGAATCTCATTAGGAGTAGCTTTAAAAGGTAAATTTTTCAACAGAATAGGAACAACACGTTCAGAACCACCACTGAAATTTGGATCTGGCATAAATCTTCCTTCAggaaaatttcccattttattatTCCCAAACTCCATTCTGCCAAAAGGTTCACTGTCACCACCAAAATCCATGAGAGGTGGTGGACCCCTAAAATCCTTAGGAGGGGGGCACATGAAGTCCTCAGGGGGATGTCTAAATTCAGAATGATGCCTGAAGTTCCCAGGGGGACCAAATGAATGCATGGGTGGCCCCTGTGGTGGTCCAGATGGTGAACCAACCGGACGGGGGAGGTCAGCTCTGTCATATGGATGTGAATGATGTGAATGACCGTGCATTTCATTTGGTGCAGATAATGGTGCAGGTACACCAAACTTCTGCATCTGATCCTGAGATATCAGTCTTATTAATACTTCTGTTCCCAAAAATGTCTGACGatttaaattttctgctttcatagCTTGTTCTTCAGATTTAAACTTCACTAATGCTTCTCCCAGTCCAACTCCTTTTTCATCATAGAGCAAGTAAATATCATCTTCATCAATATCAAACCTTGCAAAGAACTTTTGCACTTCAATTTTTGACACATCAAATGGAAAATTCCTTACATAAACACAAGTCTTAGGGCTGGAATGACCTTCCCGGTAACTTTTTTCTGATATGGCCTGTCCAAGATGATCTCTGTCCAGTGATCTTTTCCTCTCACAAGAGTCAATTATTTTCAACATTGACTTTCTTGAAATTGGAAAAATGTACACAGGACGATTGAGAAGAACCTTTCTATGACATTCCAAAGCAGCCTGATATTCTCTCTCACTCCTTAACACCACAAAGGCATCTCTAGTCCTTTTCTGATGCTTATCTGTTAGAATCTTGATCTGCTTGCTGTGTATAtctaaatcaggaaaaaaatctctcaaatCTCTCTTCTCCACATTAAAAGATAGATTTCTTAAGTGTATGTAATACTCCTGGGTAGGAGATGAACGAGAATGTGTTCTTTGTCTCCTTGGTGACCTTGAACGAGAACGCTTCCTTGAATGCACGTAGCCTGAACTTCTTGGAGAATGGTCTTCGCACAAAAAGTCATCCATTTCATCTGGCATGTCTATCCTCCCACCGCATTCAATCCACCGTTCCTCTGTAGTTGGACTAATTTCTATAAACCTCTGACCCATGTATTGTCTGTGACGTTTAAGTCCCTCTAAGGCATCACCAGGTGTAGCACATTTTACCAAGCAATCACCATTGTTTAAACCATTGCGGTGCTTTATCAGAATCACTCCATCCACACGTA includes:
- the RBM12B gene encoding RNA-binding protein 12B, whose amino-acid sequence is MAVVIRLQGLPVVAGPPDIRRFFLGLNIPDGGVHIIGGEIGEAFIIFATDEDARRAMSCSGGFIKDSRIELFLSSKAEMQSTIEISRKRFDRGGRETMSGSRRTGTNGSSMSSVGDIPHLVTASPKGMRKPSYGPPNRLEPGFHTNGTRYGDMGMPKSNYQIRKDSHPFNPDDRYLFLRGIPYSATEVEVRGFLSGIRVDGVILIKHRNGLNNGDCLVKCATPGDALEGLKRHRQYMGQRFIEISPTTEERWIECGGRIDMPDEMDDFLCEDHSPRSSGYVHSRKRSRSRSPRRQRTHSRSSPTQEYYIHLRNLSFNVEKRDLRDFFPDLDIHSKQIKILTDKHQKRTRDAFVVLRSEREYQAALECHRKVLLNRPVYIFPISRKSMLKIIDSCERKRSLDRDHLGQAISEKSYREGHSSPKTCVYVRNFPFDVSKIEVQKFFARFDIDEDDIYLLYDEKGVGLGEALVKFKSEEQAMKAENLNRQTFLGTEVLIRLISQDQMQKFGVPAPLSAPNEMHGHSHHSHPYDRADLPRPVGSPSGPPQGPPMHSFGPPGNFRHHSEFRHPPEDFMCPPPKDFRGPPPLMDFGGDSEPFGRMEFGNNKMGNFPEGRFMPDPNFSGGSERVVPILLKNLPFKATPNEILDFFYGYRVIPESVSVQYNEQGLPSGDAIVAMTNYEEAMAAINELNDRPIGPRKVKLSLL